One segment of Procambarus clarkii isolate CNS0578487 chromosome 1, FALCON_Pclarkii_2.0, whole genome shotgun sequence DNA contains the following:
- the LOC138363417 gene encoding uncharacterized protein — protein MIVFHLGITLDGRLSDIEVTAEESKLPSTVSAAAAIYRQRCGCHLPSALRLPSTVSAAAAIYRQRCGCHLPSALRLPSTVSVVAAIYRQRCGCHLPSALRLPSSVSAAAAIYRQRCGCHLPSALRQPSTVSSAAAIYRQRCGCHLPSELRLPSTVRAAVAIYRQRCGCHLPSALRLPSTVRAAAAIYRQRCGCHLPSALRLPSTVSVVAAIYRQLCGSHLPSALRQPSTVSAAAAIYRQSCDCHLPSELRLPSTVSAAAAIYRQRCGCHLPSALRLPSTVSVVAAIYRQRCGCHLPSACGCHLPSALWLPSTVSAAAAIYRQRCGCHLPSALRLPSTVSVVAAIYRQLCGSHLPSALRQPSTVSAAAAIYHQSCGCHLPSELRLPSTVSAAAAIYRQRCGCHLPSELRLPSTVSAAAAIYRQSCGCHLPSALRLPSTVSAAAAIYRQSCGCHLPSELRLPSTVRAAAAIYRQSCGCHLPSALRLPYCTKSTVK, from the exons ATGATAGTCTTCCATCTAGGGATTACCCTAGatggaagactatcagatatagaagtGACAGCAGAAGAG TCCAAGCTGCCATCTACCGTCAGCGCTGCGGCTGCCATCTACCGTCAGCGCTGCGGCTGCCATCTACCGTCAGCGCTGCGGCTGCCATCTACCGTCAGCGCTGCGGCTGCCATCTACCGTCAGCGTTGTGGCTGCCATCTACCGTCAGCGCTGCGGCTGCCATCTACCGTCAGCGTTGTGGCTGCCATCTACCGTCAACGCTGCGGCTGCCATCTACCGTCAGCGCTGCGGCTGCCATCTTCCGTCAGCGCTGCGGCTGCCATCTACCGTCAGCGTTGTGGCTGCCATCTACCGTCAGCTCTGCGGCAGCCATCTACCGTCAGCTCTGCGGCAGCCATCTACCGTCAGCGCTGCGGCTGCCATCTACCGTCAGAGCTGCGGCTGCCATCTACCGTCAGAGCTGCGGTTGCCATCTACCGTCAGCGCTGCGGCTGCCATCTACCGTCAGCGCTGCGGCTGCCATCTACCGTCAGAGCTGCGGCTGCCATCTACCGTCAGCGCTGCGGCTGCCATCTTCCGTCAGCGCTGCGGCTGCCATCTACCGTCAGCGTTGTGGCTGCCATCTACCGTCAGCTCTGCGGCAGCCATCTACCGTCAGCTCTGCGGCAGCCATCTACCGTCAGCGCTGCGGCTGCCATCTACCGTCAGAGCTGCGACTGCCATCTACCGTCAGAGCTGCGGCTGCCATCTACCGTCAGCGCTGCGGCTGCCATCTACCGTCAGCGCTGCGGCTGCCATCTACCGTCAGCGCTGCGGCTGCCATCTACCGTCAGCGTTGTGGCTGCCATCTACCGTCAGCGTTGTGGCTGCCATCTTCCGTCAGCGTGCGGCTGCCATCTACCGTCAGCGTTGTGGCTGCCATCTACCGTCAGCGCTGCGGCTGCCATCTACCGTCAGCGCTGCGGCTGCCATCTTCCGTCAGCGCTGCGGCTGCCATCTACCGTCAGCGTTGTGGCTGCCATCTACCGTCAGCTCTGTGGCAGCCATCTACCGTCAGCTCTGCGGCAGCCATCTACCGTCAGCGCTGCGGCTGCCATCTACCATCAGAGCTGCGGCTGCCATCTACCGTCAGAGCTGCGGCTGCCATCTACCGTCAGCGCTGCGGCTGCCATCTACCGTCAGCGCTGCGGCTGCCATCTACCGTCAGAGCTGCGGCTGCCATCTACCGTCAGCGCTGCGGCTGCCATCTACCGTCAGAGCTGCGGCTGCCATCTACCGTCAGCGCTGCGGCTGCCATCTACCGTCAGCGCTGCGGCTGCCATCTACCGTCAGAGCTGCGGCTGCCATCTACCGTCAGAGCTGCGGCTGCCATCTACCGTCAGAGCTGCGGCTGCCATCTACCGTCAGAGCTGCGGCTGCCATCTTCCGTCAGCGCTGCGGCTGCCATACTGTACAAAGAGTACAGTTAAATAA